In one Spirosoma rigui genomic region, the following are encoded:
- a CDS encoding helix-turn-helix domain-containing protein yields MDRITHYTTISELHRKSGFPPPEHPLLSLMTCKELMTYSVGEDRFTSDFYMIALKKIKSGYVLYGKTRYDHDNGSMVFVKPRQIIEVSNVQLAEKGFLIFFHEEYLAGHRLHDQIKKYGYFEYETNEALHLSPSEEKIMWDAYGKIRTEYDNNQDEFSREIILTHIDSILTYSERFYKRQFVNRSPNLSGTTIRKFHETLNRYVANGELQKQGLPSVHQLADELALSPRYLSDVLKLETGKTALEHIHIYLVDEAKNRLLASDSNVTEIAYQLGFENPPYFSRLFKKMVGLTPVQYKEQHLN; encoded by the coding sequence ATGGACCGGATTACGCACTATACAACCATATCGGAGCTGCACCGGAAGAGTGGTTTTCCCCCGCCCGAACACCCGCTGCTAAGCCTGATGACGTGTAAGGAGCTGATGACGTATTCGGTGGGGGAGGACCGCTTTACCAGCGACTTCTACATGATCGCGCTCAAGAAGATCAAATCGGGCTACGTGCTGTACGGCAAAACCCGGTACGACCACGACAATGGTTCTATGGTATTTGTTAAACCGCGGCAGATCATTGAGGTGAGTAATGTGCAGCTGGCCGAAAAAGGGTTCCTGATCTTCTTCCACGAGGAGTATCTGGCGGGGCATCGACTGCACGACCAGATCAAGAAATACGGTTACTTCGAGTACGAAACCAACGAAGCCCTGCACCTGTCGCCGTCCGAAGAGAAAATCATGTGGGATGCCTACGGGAAGATCCGCACCGAATATGACAACAACCAGGACGAGTTCAGCCGGGAAATCATTCTGACCCACATCGACTCGATCCTGACCTATTCGGAGCGGTTCTACAAACGGCAGTTCGTCAACCGGAGTCCCAACCTGTCGGGGACTACAATTCGGAAGTTTCACGAAACCCTGAACCGGTACGTGGCGAACGGCGAGCTGCAAAAGCAGGGGTTGCCATCGGTACACCAGCTGGCCGACGAACTGGCGTTGTCTCCGCGCTACCTGAGTGATGTGCTGAAGCTGGAAACGGGCAAAACCGCACTGGAGCATATCCACATCTATCTGGTCGACGAAGCTAAAAACAGGTTGCTGGCTTCAGACAGCAACGTTACGGAAATAGCTTACCAGCTGGGTTTTGAGAACCCCCCTTATTTCTCGCGCCTATTCAAAAAAATGGTGGGTCTGACCCCCGTACAGTACAAGGAACAACACCTGAATTAG
- a CDS encoding zinc-binding alcohol dehydrogenase family protein, protein MKAVGFTTSLPIADAASFLDVDLEKPVPGPRDLLVSVNAVSVNPVDFKVRQNSAKDTVLEQPKIIGWDASGVVEAVGSDVSLFKVGDAVYYAGDITKSGSNAEYQLIDERIVGRKPASLSDEAAAAIPLTALTAWEIFFDRMRLSPERDRNKTLLIIGGAGGVGSIAIQLAKKLLGLHVIATASRPESADWCREMGADLVVDHRDLVSDVRQAGFQYVDYIVDFVDTNAYWDTLAELIKPQGHIASITGSAAPVVLNKLKSKSVSFSWELMFTRSTFQTDDMIEQHHILNRVAELLDEGVLKTTITQTLHGLSADTLKQAHAQLESGTTIGKLVITY, encoded by the coding sequence ATGAAAGCAGTAGGATTTACCACATCGCTCCCCATCGCCGACGCAGCCAGTTTCCTCGATGTTGACCTTGAAAAACCCGTTCCCGGCCCGCGTGACCTGCTCGTCAGCGTTAACGCCGTCTCGGTTAACCCGGTGGATTTCAAAGTCCGGCAGAACTCGGCCAAAGACACGGTGCTTGAACAGCCCAAAATCATCGGCTGGGACGCATCGGGCGTGGTGGAAGCGGTCGGCAGCGACGTGAGCCTGTTCAAGGTGGGCGATGCCGTCTACTACGCCGGGGATATTACCAAATCGGGTAGCAACGCCGAATACCAGCTGATCGACGAACGGATCGTAGGCCGCAAGCCCGCTTCTTTGTCCGACGAAGCCGCGGCTGCCATCCCGCTAACAGCCCTGACAGCCTGGGAAATCTTCTTCGACCGGATGCGACTGTCGCCCGAGCGTGACCGGAACAAAACCCTGCTGATTATTGGCGGGGCCGGGGGTGTGGGTTCCATTGCCATTCAACTGGCCAAGAAGCTGCTGGGCCTGCACGTCATTGCCACGGCGTCGCGCCCCGAATCGGCCGACTGGTGCCGGGAAATGGGCGCCGATCTGGTCGTCGACCACCGGGACCTGGTCAGTGACGTCCGCCAGGCTGGCTTTCAGTACGTCGACTACATCGTGGACTTTGTGGATACCAACGCCTACTGGGATACGCTGGCCGAGCTCATCAAACCGCAGGGCCACATTGCCTCCATCACGGGTAGTGCCGCGCCGGTAGTGCTGAACAAACTCAAAAGCAAAAGTGTGAGTTTTTCGTGGGAGCTGATGTTTACGCGGTCTACGTTCCAAACCGACGACATGATCGAGCAGCACCACATCCTGAACCGCGTGGCCGAGCTGCTGGATGAGGGCGTACTGAAAACGACGATCACACAAACGCTGCACGGCCTGTCGGCCGATACGCTCAAGCAGGCCCACGCCCAGCTGGAATCGGGAACAACGATCGGGAAACTGGTCATCACGTACTGA
- a CDS encoding oxidoreductase: MDTQHVWFITGASKGLGLELVNQLIRQGHRVAATSRDGAELRRAVGTTSANFLPLAVDLTNETSVGEAIQATINQFGQIDVVVNNAGYGQLGSLEELSDREARANFDVNVFGMLNVIRQVMGQLRKQQSGHILNVSSVAGITGNFPGWGIYCATKFAVEGLSESLAAEAAPFGITVTVVEPGYFRTDFLSSGSLQVPQHSLEAYALVRQSEAVHQQQISGNQPGDPVKAAAAMIQITSEPNPPLHLLLGQDAYQMTELKIKALQDDMNRWKTLTEQTGFAEPARV; the protein is encoded by the coding sequence ATGGACACTCAACACGTGTGGTTTATTACCGGAGCCTCCAAAGGACTGGGCCTCGAGTTAGTCAATCAATTAATACGGCAGGGACACCGGGTGGCAGCTACCTCCCGCGATGGTGCCGAGTTGCGCCGGGCCGTTGGCACGACGTCGGCCAATTTTTTGCCGCTGGCCGTCGATCTCACAAACGAAACCAGCGTTGGCGAGGCTATCCAGGCCACCATCAACCAGTTTGGGCAGATCGACGTTGTGGTCAACAATGCGGGCTATGGGCAGCTGGGCAGCCTGGAAGAACTCTCCGACCGGGAAGCCCGGGCCAATTTCGATGTCAATGTGTTTGGCATGCTCAACGTGATCCGGCAGGTTATGGGCCAGTTGCGCAAACAACAGTCCGGGCATATCCTGAACGTATCTTCGGTGGCCGGTATCACCGGTAACTTTCCCGGCTGGGGCATCTACTGTGCGACCAAGTTTGCCGTCGAGGGCTTATCCGAATCGCTGGCGGCCGAAGCAGCCCCGTTCGGTATTACGGTGACAGTGGTGGAGCCCGGTTATTTCCGGACCGATTTTTTGTCATCCGGTTCACTACAGGTTCCCCAACATTCGCTAGAAGCGTATGCGTTGGTCCGGCAGTCCGAAGCAGTTCACCAGCAGCAGATCAGCGGCAACCAGCCCGGCGACCCCGTGAAAGCCGCAGCGGCTATGATTCAGATTACCAGCGAGCCCAACCCGCCCCTGCACCTGTTGCTGGGTCAGGACGCCTACCAGATGACCGAGCTGAAGATAAAAGCGTTGCAGGACGATATGAACCGGTGGAAAACGCTGACCGAGCAAACCGGTTTTGCCGAACCTGCCCGCGTTTAG
- a CDS encoding T9SS type A sorting domain-containing protein, translating into MKNAFILLVSLMAGSASFANPSVPQHTAAQTRVVMTPEHKIKLFVQPLRAKGQLAIWDAAGKPVYSQHVSLQKGLSQQFDFSNLSVGTYRLTLTTGSETLARTFVVQPDPNDSFVVQEL; encoded by the coding sequence ATGAAAAATGCATTCATCCTCCTGGTTAGCCTGATGGCCGGTTCTGCCTCGTTTGCCAACCCATCCGTTCCCCAACACACTGCCGCTCAGACCCGGGTGGTTATGACCCCCGAACACAAGATCAAACTGTTCGTGCAGCCGCTCCGGGCTAAAGGACAGCTGGCGATCTGGGATGCCGCTGGCAAGCCAGTCTATAGCCAGCATGTATCCCTGCAGAAAGGACTTAGCCAGCAGTTCGATTTTTCGAACCTGAGCGTCGGCACCTACCGGCTCACCCTGACAACCGGTAGCGAGACCCTCGCCCGTACGTTTGTGGTGCAGCCGGACCCCAACGATAGTTTTGTCGTTCAGGAATTGTAG
- a CDS encoding DUF1593 domain-containing protein, whose translation MCRIQYVHLVAFFLLAAVWPAACFAQVPDQKLRVLVLTDIENEPDDAQSLVRFLTYVNQWDVEGLIATTSVHQQKRIAPERIRRIVEAYGKVRDNLLLHEKGYPETAYLLSTIKSAIPKYGMDAVGPGNDSEGSEHIIAVVDKPDSRPVWVPVWGGANCLAQALWKVRQTRTPEAVDKFVAKLRVYTISDQDDSGPWLRRTFPGLFYIVSPGFHDKGGYEHSTWRGISGDVFPYAPGFAGPDSNLVNNAWLDANIRKNHGPLGAEHPHTDYIMEGDTPSFFGLISNGLSDPEHPNYGSWGGRYELYTPRTRSWFLEPETRPIWTDVEDQVQGRDGGWYESNKATIWRWRQAYQHDFAARIDWTVKPYKDANHPPVVRLAHPHALRARSGEKVTLSGEGSTDPDGNALSYEWIYYPEVGTYSGSRLPVVTNRKQAVASLMAPKVDKPETMHFILAVTDKGTPALTRYQRVILTVFP comes from the coding sequence ATGTGCCGAATTCAGTACGTTCATTTGGTTGCATTTTTCCTGCTGGCAGCGGTATGGCCGGCTGCGTGTTTCGCCCAGGTGCCTGATCAGAAATTACGGGTGCTGGTCCTGACCGATATTGAAAATGAGCCCGACGATGCGCAGTCTCTCGTCCGGTTTCTGACCTACGTGAACCAATGGGATGTCGAAGGATTGATTGCTACAACGTCGGTGCACCAGCAGAAGCGGATTGCCCCCGAACGTATCCGGCGCATAGTGGAGGCTTACGGAAAGGTGCGCGACAACCTGCTGCTCCACGAGAAGGGATATCCCGAAACGGCCTATCTGCTGAGTACGATCAAGTCGGCCATTCCCAAATACGGCATGGATGCCGTTGGGCCCGGTAATGATTCGGAAGGGTCGGAGCACATCATTGCCGTTGTCGATAAGCCCGATAGCCGACCCGTTTGGGTACCCGTCTGGGGCGGGGCCAACTGCCTGGCGCAGGCGCTCTGGAAGGTACGCCAGACCCGGACGCCCGAGGCCGTCGACAAATTCGTTGCCAAGCTCCGGGTGTATACTATTTCGGATCAGGATGATTCGGGGCCCTGGCTCCGCCGGACATTTCCGGGGTTGTTCTACATTGTGAGCCCCGGTTTTCACGACAAGGGGGGGTACGAACACTCGACCTGGCGGGGTATCAGCGGAGACGTATTCCCCTACGCACCCGGTTTTGCCGGGCCGGACTCCAACCTCGTCAACAACGCCTGGCTGGACGCCAATATCCGCAAAAACCACGGGCCGCTGGGGGCCGAACACCCCCATACCGACTACATCATGGAAGGCGATACGCCGAGTTTCTTCGGATTGATCAGCAACGGGCTGAGCGATCCGGAACACCCGAACTACGGAAGCTGGGGCGGCCGCTACGAGTTATACACCCCCCGCACCCGCAGCTGGTTTCTGGAACCCGAAACCCGCCCCATCTGGACCGATGTGGAAGACCAGGTTCAGGGGCGGGATGGCGGCTGGTACGAAAGCAACAAAGCAACCATCTGGCGGTGGCGCCAGGCTTACCAGCACGATTTTGCCGCCCGGATCGACTGGACTGTCAAACCCTACAAAGACGCCAACCACCCGCCGGTGGTCAGGCTGGCGCATCCCCACGCGCTGCGGGCCCGTAGCGGGGAGAAGGTTACGCTGAGTGGTGAAGGGTCAACTGACCCGGATGGAAACGCGCTGTCGTACGAATGGATTTATTATCCCGAAGTGGGTACCTACTCCGGGTCACGCCTGCCCGTGGTGACCAACCGGAAGCAGGCAGTCGCTTCCCTGATGGCACCAAAGGTCGACAAGCCGGAAACCATGCATTTTATTCTGGCCGTTACCGACAAAGGTACCCCGGCCCTGACGCGCTACCAGCGGGTGATCCTGACGGTTTTCCCCTGA
- a CDS encoding SDR family NAD(P)-dependent oxidoreductase — protein MAKTIFITGASRGFGKLWAKAFLQRGDQVAATARNLDDLADLVNEFGDRVLPVQVDVTNKAQTIEAVKKAHDQFGKIDVLINNAGYGVFGAVEEVSEAEARKQMDVNFFGLLWATQAVLPYMRAQQSGHIIQVSSVLGLFTVPTLGLYNASKFAVEGLTETLATEVKAFGIHVSLIEPNGYETEWATNSASHAQDLEAYTELKTAVRNGYNPDDYGVPAATVDALLQLVDAPEPPLRLILGKIGYPTVKAAYQQRLATWEAWSDVSTAAHGK, from the coding sequence ATGGCAAAGACAATCTTTATTACGGGCGCTTCGCGCGGATTTGGGAAATTATGGGCAAAAGCGTTTCTGCAACGCGGTGACCAGGTGGCGGCTACGGCCCGGAACCTGGATGACCTGGCCGATCTGGTTAACGAATTTGGCGACCGCGTGCTGCCGGTGCAGGTCGACGTGACCAATAAGGCCCAAACCATCGAGGCCGTTAAAAAAGCCCACGATCAGTTTGGTAAAATCGACGTATTGATCAACAATGCGGGCTATGGCGTGTTTGGTGCCGTAGAGGAGGTGTCGGAGGCCGAAGCCCGCAAACAGATGGACGTTAATTTCTTCGGGCTGCTTTGGGCTACCCAGGCGGTTTTACCGTACATGAGAGCCCAGCAGAGCGGCCATATTATTCAGGTGTCCAGCGTGCTGGGTCTGTTTACGGTGCCGACGCTGGGTTTGTACAACGCGTCGAAATTCGCCGTTGAAGGGCTCACCGAAACACTGGCTACCGAAGTGAAGGCGTTTGGTATCCACGTTTCCCTGATCGAGCCAAACGGCTACGAAACCGAATGGGCCACAAACTCGGCCAGCCACGCGCAGGATCTGGAGGCTTATACTGAGCTGAAAACGGCCGTTCGCAACGGCTACAACCCGGATGACTACGGGGTACCGGCCGCTACGGTCGATGCACTTCTGCAACTGGTTGATGCACCGGAACCGCCCCTTCGCCTTATTTTGGGTAAAATTGGGTATCCCACCGTGAAAGCGGCTTACCAGCAACGGCTGGCAACCTGGGAGGCCTGGAGCGACGTGAGCACGGCTGCTCACGGAAAATGA
- a CDS encoding glycoside hydrolase family 43 protein, with protein sequence MRSIILTLIGALAMTLPVVAQPTQPRTTRATYTNPVIAGDFADPSVIRVGDTYVAVGTSSEWGPAYPIYSSKDLVNWTYTGPVFAQLPSWTMGSYWAPELFYREGTYFLYYTARRKSDQHSFIGVATTRDLTKGFTDHGLLLEWTSEAIDPFIIDEGGKYYITWKAYGLDKGKAIEILGAELSADGLRVTGKAFPLIKAEADTWEKGGAEGQAIFKRGRYYYMLYSGNACCGAQCNYQVGVARAERLEGPWEKYASNPLLVSDDAWKCPGHGTVVVTPDQRYFYLHHAYNGVDFTYTGRQGVLSELVWDDKSQWPSFRYGRATPTRADSPFPVPQQQPSDLSVTFNQTNASIPWVWDVSLPKPAYSVDQGHLRVVNSDANKTGTFLGLVIKNGTYTLSADIVPEADLLQSVCLYGDAQNQLGMGIRQGMLELWQIKAGTRTVLKTQPLPTGTPAVTLQLRSQKGQFYTFGWRNRAGTYTPLTETPLDGSFLPRWDRAPRVGIGLSGKDRASSRVRALSIRYDKP encoded by the coding sequence ATGAGATCAATTATTCTTACACTCATTGGCGCCCTGGCTATGACGTTGCCGGTGGTAGCCCAGCCTACCCAACCACGGACTACCAGGGCAACCTATACCAACCCGGTTATTGCGGGGGACTTTGCCGACCCGTCCGTCATTCGGGTTGGCGATACCTACGTTGCCGTCGGTACCTCGTCGGAGTGGGGGCCTGCCTACCCGATCTATAGCTCGAAAGACCTGGTAAACTGGACCTACACCGGACCCGTATTTGCCCAACTCCCGTCCTGGACGATGGGCAGTTACTGGGCACCGGAGCTGTTTTACCGGGAGGGTACGTATTTTCTGTATTATACCGCCCGCCGAAAATCCGATCAGCATTCGTTCATTGGCGTGGCCACAACGCGCGACCTGACGAAAGGCTTTACCGACCACGGCCTGCTGCTCGAATGGACGAGCGAAGCCATCGACCCGTTCATCATTGACGAAGGCGGTAAGTACTATATCACCTGGAAAGCCTACGGGCTCGATAAAGGGAAGGCCATCGAGATTCTGGGTGCCGAACTGTCGGCCGACGGACTCAGGGTAACGGGGAAAGCGTTTCCGCTCATCAAAGCGGAGGCTGACACCTGGGAAAAGGGCGGAGCCGAAGGCCAGGCCATCTTTAAACGGGGCCGCTACTACTACATGCTTTACTCGGGCAATGCCTGCTGCGGGGCGCAGTGCAATTACCAGGTGGGGGTGGCCCGGGCCGAACGGCTGGAGGGCCCCTGGGAGAAATACGCCAGTAATCCGCTGCTGGTTAGTGACGACGCCTGGAAATGCCCCGGCCACGGTACCGTCGTGGTTACGCCCGACCAGCGATACTTCTACCTGCACCATGCCTACAACGGCGTCGATTTTACCTATACCGGCCGCCAGGGGGTGCTGAGCGAGCTGGTGTGGGACGATAAAAGCCAATGGCCCTCATTTCGGTACGGCCGCGCAACACCCACCCGGGCCGATTCACCGTTTCCCGTTCCGCAGCAGCAACCGTCAGACCTGTCCGTTACCTTTAATCAGACCAATGCTTCTATTCCCTGGGTTTGGGATGTGAGCCTGCCCAAACCAGCCTACAGCGTTGACCAGGGCCACTTGCGGGTGGTCAATTCGGACGCCAACAAAACGGGCACTTTTCTGGGGCTGGTCATCAAGAACGGCACCTACACCCTGTCGGCCGACATTGTGCCCGAGGCCGATCTGCTCCAGAGTGTGTGTCTGTACGGGGATGCCCAAAACCAGCTGGGAATGGGTATCCGGCAGGGAATGCTGGAACTCTGGCAGATTAAAGCGGGCACGCGTACGGTGCTTAAAACACAGCCACTGCCAACCGGAACACCCGCCGTAACGCTTCAGCTACGGAGCCAGAAAGGGCAGTTTTATACCTTCGGCTGGCGCAACCGGGCCGGTACCTATACCCCGCTGACGGAGACTCCGCTGGACGGCTCGTTCCTGCCCCGCTGGGACCGCGCCCCCCGCGTTGGGATCGGTCTGAGCGGTAAGGACCGGGCGAGCAGTCGGGTCCGGGCACTGTCCATTCGGTACGACAAGCCCTGA
- a CDS encoding helix-turn-helix domain-containing protein, with the protein MQTTESLDDFYRHKFNRQPDTLPANTGQVNVFRLEDCLAPTAAPIPYSRRDFYKITLIRGRNHYHYADKSIEIDGPTLVFFNPHVPYTWQAVSGDTTGFFCIFREAFFSGRFNAGLTDLPLFQPGGKPAYPLDTRQEAYVSTLFEKMLDEINSDYVLKYDLLQNYVSELIHYALKQRPSNALYQHPDARSRLTAVFVELLERQFPIESPARRLTLRSAGDFAQQLAVHVNHLNRCVRETTGKTTTDHIADRLAGEARALLRHTDWNIAEIGYSLGFDEPAHFNYFFKKHTGLAPSTFRHV; encoded by the coding sequence ATGCAAACGACCGAGAGCCTCGACGATTTTTACCGGCACAAGTTTAACCGGCAACCCGATACGCTACCTGCCAACACCGGACAGGTCAACGTATTTCGGCTGGAAGATTGCCTGGCTCCCACGGCCGCCCCGATCCCCTACAGCCGACGCGACTTTTATAAGATCACCCTCATTCGGGGACGTAATCACTACCACTACGCCGACAAAAGCATTGAGATCGACGGGCCAACACTGGTGTTTTTCAACCCGCACGTACCGTATACCTGGCAAGCGGTATCGGGCGATACGACCGGTTTTTTCTGCATTTTCCGCGAGGCCTTTTTCAGCGGGCGTTTCAACGCGGGCCTTACCGACCTGCCCCTGTTCCAGCCCGGCGGCAAACCGGCCTACCCGCTGGATACCCGGCAGGAGGCTTACGTAAGCACACTCTTCGAAAAAATGCTCGACGAGATCAACTCCGACTATGTGCTTAAGTATGACCTGCTTCAGAACTACGTATCGGAGCTGATTCACTACGCCCTTAAGCAGCGTCCATCGAATGCCCTCTACCAGCACCCCGACGCCCGGTCGCGGCTAACCGCGGTATTTGTCGAATTGCTGGAGCGTCAGTTCCCCATTGAATCACCGGCCCGGCGGTTGACCCTGCGCTCGGCCGGTGACTTCGCCCAGCAGCTGGCGGTACACGTCAATCACCTCAACCGCTGCGTACGGGAGACAACCGGCAAAACCACCACCGACCACATTGCCGACCGGCTGGCTGGTGAGGCCCGGGCGCTGCTCAGGCATACCGACTGGAACATTGCCGAGATTGGGTACAGCCTGGGTTTTGACGAACCGGCCCACTTCAATTACTTTTTCAAAAAGCATACGGGTTTAGCGCCGTCCACGTTTCGACATGTTTGA
- a CDS encoding TonB-dependent receptor, which translates to MQKGLYVLLLWLVVLPAYAHLGRLLGTVYDQTTNLPLRGVTVQLTGLGRATVTNEFGQYRFDGLVAASYKIELSHVGYTSQVITVSLADDQIATVKTVLVAASVELREVVVASLRAHDQQLISQLDIKLRPIVNSQEILRIVPGLFIGQHAGGGKAEQIFLRGFDLDHGTDIRLTVDGMPVNMVSHAHGQGYADLHFVIPELVEGADFKKGPYTTDKGNLATAGWVDFRTRTALDRSFVKLEGGQYDTYRAVAGLDLLGRKRRANKQSAYLASEYAYSNSYFDNPQRFRRLNVVGKYHGHVSANTNLTLTGSTFWSRWNHSGQIPDRAVASGLVGWFGSVDPTEGGETSRTNLNAQLVTVTPRNHVIKNQFFYSNYNFTLYSNFTFFLKDSLNGDQIRQQEHRNLVGYSGSYSAQSSLGKTSWTTTLGAQYRQDLTQGTELAHTRNRAETLDRIQYGNVNEINAALYADELVQLSSRFTVNAGVRVDYFRSQYEDRLPPLPVTKRAAQGIVSPKLNVYYTVNPRLQLYLNTGKGFHSNDARVVTVQNGRQILPGGYGSDLGLIVKPVPNLLINAAAWYLWLAQEFVYVGDEGVVEPSGRSRRVGIDLSARYQLSKTLYADVDLNTANPRSLDAEVGQNRLPLAPVFTSTGGLSLQTPAGWNGSVRYRYMANRPANEDNSIVANGYFVTDMQVNYARRHYTLGLSVQNLLNTRWKETQFATESRLRGEATPVEEIHFTPGTPFFARLSLTYFW; encoded by the coding sequence ATGCAAAAAGGGCTGTATGTTCTGCTTCTGTGGCTGGTTGTCCTGCCCGCCTATGCTCACCTTGGCCGACTGCTGGGGACCGTTTACGACCAGACGACCAACCTGCCCCTGCGTGGCGTTACGGTGCAGCTAACGGGCCTGGGTAGAGCCACCGTCACCAACGAGTTCGGGCAGTACCGCTTCGATGGACTCGTGGCGGCTTCGTACAAAATCGAGTTGTCGCACGTCGGCTACACGAGTCAGGTGATCACCGTCAGTCTGGCCGACGATCAGATTGCGACCGTCAAAACGGTGCTGGTAGCGGCCTCGGTCGAGTTGAGGGAGGTGGTAGTGGCGTCTCTGCGGGCGCACGACCAGCAGTTGATCAGTCAGCTGGACATCAAACTAAGGCCCATTGTCAACTCGCAGGAGATTCTGCGCATCGTACCGGGATTATTCATTGGCCAGCACGCGGGCGGTGGTAAAGCGGAACAGATTTTCCTGCGCGGCTTCGATCTGGACCACGGCACCGACATTCGGCTGACGGTTGATGGTATGCCCGTCAACATGGTTTCGCACGCCCACGGCCAGGGCTACGCCGACCTACATTTTGTCATTCCCGAACTGGTTGAAGGAGCCGATTTTAAAAAGGGCCCCTACACGACCGATAAGGGTAATCTGGCGACCGCCGGGTGGGTCGATTTCCGGACCCGTACGGCGCTGGACCGTTCGTTCGTAAAGCTTGAAGGGGGACAGTATGATACGTATCGGGCCGTTGCCGGTCTGGATCTGCTGGGCCGGAAAAGGCGGGCCAATAAGCAATCGGCCTACCTTGCGTCCGAATACGCCTACTCGAATTCGTATTTCGACAACCCCCAGCGGTTCCGACGCCTGAACGTAGTTGGTAAATACCACGGGCATGTGTCGGCCAACACCAACCTGACCCTGACGGGATCTACGTTCTGGAGCCGGTGGAATCACTCGGGCCAGATTCCGGATCGGGCCGTTGCGTCGGGGCTGGTCGGCTGGTTCGGATCGGTCGACCCAACCGAAGGCGGAGAAACCAGCCGCACCAACCTCAATGCGCAGCTCGTAACGGTTACGCCCCGTAACCACGTTATCAAAAACCAGTTTTTCTACAGCAACTACAACTTTACGCTGTATTCCAACTTCACATTCTTTCTCAAAGACAGCCTCAACGGCGATCAGATTCGCCAGCAGGAACACCGGAACCTGGTTGGCTACTCGGGTAGCTACTCGGCCCAGTCCAGCCTGGGCAAGACCAGCTGGACCACAACCCTGGGGGCGCAGTACCGGCAGGATCTGACGCAGGGTACCGAACTGGCGCACACCCGCAACCGGGCAGAAACCCTGGACCGCATCCAGTACGGGAATGTCAACGAAATCAACGCGGCTCTGTATGCCGACGAACTGGTGCAGCTGTCGAGCCGGTTTACGGTGAACGCGGGCGTTCGGGTCGATTACTTCCGGAGTCAGTACGAGGATCGGTTGCCCCCGCTCCCCGTTACGAAGCGGGCAGCGCAGGGAATTGTCTCGCCCAAGCTGAACGTTTATTATACCGTTAACCCCCGGCTGCAGCTTTACCTGAATACGGGTAAGGGTTTTCACTCCAACGATGCTCGGGTGGTGACGGTGCAGAACGGCCGCCAGATCCTGCCCGGCGGCTACGGGTCTGATCTGGGCCTTATTGTCAAACCCGTTCCCAACCTGCTGATCAACGCGGCTGCCTGGTACCTGTGGCTGGCCCAGGAGTTCGTCTACGTGGGCGACGAAGGCGTTGTGGAGCCCAGCGGCCGTTCCCGGCGCGTGGGTATCGATCTGTCTGCCCGTTACCAGCTCAGCAAAACGCTCTACGCTGATGTGGACCTGAACACGGCCAATCCACGATCGCTCGACGCCGAAGTCGGACAAAACCGCCTGCCGCTGGCCCCGGTGTTTACGTCGACGGGTGGGTTATCGCTACAGACACCCGCTGGCTGGAATGGCTCAGTCCGGTACCGCTACATGGCCAACCGACCCGCCAACGAAGACAACTCGATCGTAGCCAACGGGTATTTTGTGACGGATATGCAGGTCAACTACGCCCGGCGCCACTACACCCTTGGTTTGTCGGTGCAGAATTTGCTGAACACGCGCTGGAAAGAAACCCAGTTCGCCACCGAAAGCCGGTTGCGGGGCGAAGCCACGCCCGTGGAGGAGATTCATTTCACGCCCGGCACGCCCTTTTTCGCCCGCCTGAGCCTCACCTATTTCTGGTAG